One segment of Haloplanus natans DSM 17983 DNA contains the following:
- a CDS encoding DUF6884 domain-containing protein: MDIGLVSCTKSKREQAAMPAELYMESAFFRKARQYAEANHDTWYILSAKHHLLQPDGPPIEPYDETLSGAPVDRKRDWSQTVYDQLREEGLLTEGTRLVFHAGRDYYDELIPLLEDTSVEIETPTDGLQYGETLSWYNDQL, from the coding sequence ATGGACATCGGGCTCGTGAGCTGCACCAAGAGCAAACGCGAGCAGGCCGCGATGCCTGCGGAGCTCTACATGGAGTCCGCGTTTTTCAGAAAGGCACGCCAGTACGCCGAAGCGAATCATGATACGTGGTACATCCTCTCGGCAAAGCACCATCTGCTCCAACCCGACGGACCACCTATCGAACCCTACGATGAGACACTAAGTGGTGCGCCAGTCGACCGAAAACGAGACTGGTCACAGACCGTCTACGATCAACTCCGTGAGGAAGGGCTACTCACTGAAGGCACTCGACTGGTATTCCACGCTGGTCGCGACTACTACGACGAACTGATCCCGTTGCTCGAGGATACCTCCGTAGAAATCGAGACCCCGACCGACGGCCTCCAATATGGAGAAACGCTCTCGTGGTACAACGACCAGCTATGA
- a CDS encoding CBS domain-containing protein has protein sequence MVRVKIREIDAPEFETIPSHRDIESVVEEMLTKKYSQMGVTKDGELIGVISFKSISRALLVTEELFDSPKKMSDRPAETAVEQPKVVSAGSNLSDLFDLLGERSYVLVEDEGTHRVITDYDIREFWRRSTEPFLLIEETELAIRAIIQSVYEGDLSEALEHISESSDQLSSASEIDNCTFGHYTQFISRYWDDGFDDYFDQRCDFVRELINKIGENRNRLFHFRIEDRRELDLDLIEFAHGYFTSLPASRRLTE, from the coding sequence ATGGTTCGGGTCAAAATTCGTGAGATAGACGCGCCTGAGTTCGAGACAATTCCCTCTCACCGCGATATTGAATCGGTGGTCGAGGAGATGCTCACGAAGAAGTACTCACAGATGGGCGTAACCAAGGATGGTGAGTTGATCGGGGTCATATCCTTCAAGTCCATTTCTCGGGCACTGCTCGTCACTGAGGAACTATTTGATTCTCCGAAGAAAATGAGTGATAGGCCCGCTGAGACAGCCGTTGAGCAACCAAAAGTAGTCTCGGCGGGTAGTAACCTCAGCGACCTGTTCGACTTACTCGGCGAGCGATCGTATGTCTTGGTGGAAGACGAGGGGACTCATCGGGTGATTACTGACTACGACATCAGAGAGTTCTGGCGGCGGTCAACAGAACCCTTTCTTTTGATTGAAGAAACGGAGTTGGCTATCAGAGCCATCATCCAATCAGTTTACGAGGGCGACCTCTCCGAAGCCCTTGAGCACATCAGTGAGAGCTCGGATCAATTGAGTTCGGCGAGCGAAATTGACAACTGTACCTTCGGCCACTACACACAGTTCATTTCGCGGTATTGGGATGATGGGTTTGACGACTACTTCGACCAGCGTTGCGACTTTGTCCGAGAGCTGATCAACAAAATCGGGGAAAATCGGAACCGTCTGTTTCACTTCCGTATTGAGGATCGAAGGGAACTTGATCTGGATCTCATTGAGTTCGCCCACGGCTATTTCACCTCACTTCCGGCAAGCCGGCGACTAACAGAATAG
- a CDS encoding PadR family transcriptional regulator, with protein MSLVGETKVSILLELADGPKHGYQIADNLDISKGGVYNHIQDLKEEGMITLLEKQEGGRGQKTYEITENGRLLLEALGEQ; from the coding sequence ATGAGTCTCGTCGGAGAAACCAAGGTTTCCATTCTACTGGAACTTGCCGATGGCCCGAAACACGGCTATCAGATAGCAGACAACCTCGACATCTCCAAGGGTGGAGTGTACAACCACATTCAGGATCTCAAAGAGGAGGGGATGATTACGCTACTGGAGAAACAAGAGGGTGGCCGAGGTCAGAAGACGTACGAGATCACCGAGAATGGACGATTACTACTTGAAGCTCTTGGTGAGCAATAG
- a CDS encoding endonuclease NucS domain-containing protein has protein sequence MDEDDGTLEGLEEQALSELGVLERQDLQEWTIEQPRILGEDLLVVTSEYANFQDTRDRLDILALDPTGKLVVIELKRDRADRTTDLQAIKYASYCATLTAEDIQKDYREFWNERDDKELTPEDIGQTFVDFLDGVEGETPVTSEGWAEFELDQKPRILLAAGSFGTEITAPVMWLIEEYGMDITCTKIEAYEHQGRVLLNSQQVIPVAEAEEYMTKRREKQEKQEEKTRRPAAINVLLDSGVLRPDERVYFAPERVPAEADREYSKDDDFWWATVTGDTGQSDNVRWEHDGEVYSFTGLAKEALNELVGRDYSKALNGYKYWCHPDFGGRTLDDLRNSDITEDDRESETPEPEASVEN, from the coding sequence GTGGACGAGGACGATGGGACACTCGAAGGTCTCGAGGAACAGGCGCTCTCCGAGTTAGGCGTCTTGGAGCGTCAAGATCTCCAAGAGTGGACCATCGAACAACCACGCATCCTCGGGGAGGATCTGCTGGTCGTCACCTCGGAGTACGCCAACTTCCAGGACACGCGTGATCGTCTGGACATCCTCGCCCTGGATCCAACCGGAAAACTGGTCGTAATCGAACTCAAGCGCGACCGAGCGGACCGGACGACCGATCTCCAGGCAATTAAGTACGCCAGTTACTGTGCGACGCTGACGGCTGAAGACATTCAGAAGGACTACCGTGAGTTCTGGAACGAGCGCGACGATAAGGAGCTGACGCCCGAAGACATCGGTCAAACCTTCGTCGATTTCCTGGACGGGGTCGAAGGGGAGACGCCGGTCACGAGCGAAGGGTGGGCGGAGTTCGAACTCGATCAGAAACCGCGTATCCTGTTAGCGGCGGGGAGCTTCGGCACCGAGATCACCGCCCCCGTGATGTGGTTGATCGAAGAGTACGGCATGGACATCACCTGCACGAAGATCGAGGCCTACGAGCACCAAGGACGGGTGCTCCTCAATAGCCAACAGGTCATTCCGGTCGCCGAGGCCGAGGAGTACATGACCAAGCGCCGCGAGAAGCAGGAGAAACAGGAGGAGAAGACGCGCCGTCCGGCGGCGATCAACGTCCTGCTTGACAGTGGAGTTCTGCGACCGGATGAGAGGGTCTACTTCGCCCCTGAGCGGGTTCCAGCCGAGGCTGACCGTGAGTACTCCAAGGACGATGACTTCTGGTGGGCGACCGTTACGGGCGATACAGGGCAAAGCGACAACGTCCGGTGGGAGCACGACGGCGAAGTCTACTCGTTCACGGGGTTGGCCAAGGAAGCCCTGAACGAGCTCGTCGGCCGAGACTACTCGAAGGCTCTGAACGGCTACAAATACTGGTGCCATCCCGACTTCGGCGGCCGCACGCTGGATGATCTACGCAATAGTGACATTACCGAGGACGACCGTGAGAGTGAGACACCGGAGCCGGAAGCATCGGTGGAGAACTGA
- a CDS encoding tyrosine-type recombinase/integrase: MENELPLTLSRCPEMEGAEIDLDRGIVVIPKSHEGWLNNKQFINYRQHRVRFLSWLWNVGKDTESATGYSEYTVYGTAYRTARFDKWRWEHCGGYSMPPSEDEAQAFVEWLAFEYDQSETAKGKLQEGVRRYNKWLRHEKNYDEWEYDYRFDSSGGNHQPQDFLSREERQKIRQAVLTIGEIPSPGDVHGDEREGWLTHLGHLLNKPRDAINDDDWETIEGWKEPSLVSASLDTGLRPAEVRNASIHWVDVQNSVLRIPKEDSSKNVGNWTVSLKDETTAYLERWLDERERYDHYDDTDAIWLTARGNRYGSKSLRRLLHRLCDEAGIETANRKMSWYTIRHSVGTYMAKERGLAAAKAQLRHRNPMTTMKYDQVPVEDRRDALDRMG; the protein is encoded by the coding sequence ATGGAAAACGAGCTACCTTTGACACTCTCGCGCTGTCCAGAGATGGAGGGTGCGGAGATCGACCTCGATCGTGGAATAGTGGTAATACCGAAATCGCACGAGGGCTGGCTGAACAACAAGCAATTTATCAACTACAGACAACACCGCGTCCGATTCTTGTCATGGCTGTGGAATGTTGGGAAGGATACTGAGAGTGCGACTGGCTACTCAGAGTACACAGTCTACGGAACTGCGTATCGAACTGCTCGCTTCGATAAGTGGCGGTGGGAGCACTGTGGCGGCTACTCGATGCCGCCGTCAGAGGACGAGGCGCAGGCGTTCGTGGAGTGGCTGGCGTTCGAGTACGATCAATCGGAGACGGCGAAAGGGAAGCTACAGGAGGGCGTCAGGCGGTACAACAAGTGGCTCCGACACGAGAAGAACTACGACGAGTGGGAGTACGACTACCGGTTCGACAGTTCCGGTGGAAACCATCAGCCACAGGACTTCCTGTCGCGTGAGGAGCGACAGAAGATACGCCAAGCCGTTCTCACCATCGGAGAGATTCCATCTCCAGGAGACGTACACGGCGACGAACGCGAGGGGTGGCTTACCCATCTGGGTCATCTGCTGAACAAACCTCGGGATGCGATTAACGACGATGACTGGGAGACGATCGAGGGTTGGAAGGAACCATCGTTGGTGAGTGCAAGCCTCGATACTGGCCTCCGACCGGCTGAGGTGCGTAATGCCTCTATCCACTGGGTGGACGTACAGAACAGCGTCTTGCGTATTCCGAAGGAGGATTCCTCAAAGAACGTCGGTAACTGGACAGTCAGCCTGAAAGATGAGACGACGGCCTATCTCGAACGGTGGTTAGACGAACGTGAGCGGTACGACCACTACGACGATACCGATGCGATTTGGCTCACCGCTCGCGGTAACCGCTACGGATCAAAGAGTCTCCGTCGACTTCTCCACCGTCTCTGCGACGAGGCGGGGATCGAGACCGCGAATCGGAAGATGAGTTGGTACACGATCCGTCACAGTGTCGGGACGTACATGGCCAAAGAGCGGGGGTTAGCTGCGGCAAAGGCCCAGCTTCGACATCGGAATCCGATGACGACGATGAAGTACGATCAAGTGCCGGTGGAAGATCGGCGAGACGCGCTTGATCGGATGGGATAG
- a CDS encoding metallophosphoesterase family protein, which yields MFSRDEIPQNDRLSGSIIAVVRDVSPSRNNKLDYKVTVEDTDGHSIPLKIWSTHGLTTSLEEGHRYELDDVRGRYWSQDGTRRYQLDSTSDFTATDLGSAADTATRLLLVGDTHVGYRHRHQDDKVAGAGNLDARESFRSVLEQADTLSVDAIVHAGDIFDHGATGYDRTFVIEQITENLDIPFYYIYGNHDKQASRRTVDGDTSNIPRVHRISADTWPVRFADVALFGIDDKNSAFPGKPLEQSVDSINSSANVLAVHDTPYPVRDEQGVLLHNEGEADFRDAVKQSDARIDLIVSGHMHVGQKGILDDFEIPVIVTGAPAPINKGKKSNNSSTWLLRVTGGGIEDITRQPL from the coding sequence ATGTTTTCTCGAGACGAGATTCCCCAGAATGACCGTCTTTCTGGGTCCATTATCGCCGTGGTCAGGGATGTCTCGCCCAGTCGTAATAATAAGCTCGACTACAAGGTGACGGTTGAGGACACTGACGGTCATTCGATTCCACTGAAGATCTGGTCTACCCACGGTCTGACCACTTCCTTGGAGGAGGGCCACCGGTACGAGCTCGACGACGTCCGAGGGAGATATTGGTCACAGGATGGAACGCGGCGGTACCAACTCGATAGCACGAGCGATTTTACTGCAACCGACCTCGGTTCAGCTGCGGACACAGCAACGCGTCTCCTCCTCGTAGGCGACACACACGTCGGATACCGCCACCGTCATCAAGACGATAAGGTGGCTGGTGCAGGCAATCTCGATGCACGTGAGAGCTTCCGTAGCGTACTGGAGCAAGCAGACACGTTGAGCGTGGATGCGATCGTCCACGCCGGGGACATCTTCGATCACGGAGCCACAGGCTATGACCGGACGTTCGTAATCGAGCAGATCACCGAGAATCTCGATATTCCGTTCTACTACATCTACGGCAATCACGACAAACAGGCGAGTCGGCGTACGGTCGATGGGGACACTTCGAATATCCCACGCGTGCATCGAATCTCCGCGGACACTTGGCCAGTCAGATTCGCTGATGTGGCGCTGTTTGGTATCGACGACAAGAACAGCGCGTTTCCCGGTAAACCGCTGGAACAGTCTGTCGACTCAATCAATTCGTCGGCGAACGTGTTGGCCGTACACGACACGCCCTACCCGGTTCGTGACGAACAGGGCGTTCTCCTGCACAACGAGGGTGAGGCCGACTTCCGGGACGCCGTCAAACAAAGTGATGCTCGGATTGATCTCATAGTTTCAGGACATATGCATGTCGGCCAAAAAGGCATCCTCGACGACTTCGAGATACCAGTCATCGTCACCGGTGCTCCAGCGCCGATCAACAAGGGAAAGAAAAGTAACAATTCCTCGACGTGGCTACTCCGGGTTACTGGTGGTGGGATAGAGGACATTACGCGACAGCCTCTTTGA
- a CDS encoding toll/interleukin-1 receptor domain-containing protein, whose protein sequence is MSTGEYDVFISHANEDKDAVVDALAQQLEALGVDVWYDDDQIQIGDSLMDSLDEGLSGSQYGVIVLSENFIDKNWPESELKALMQRFQQDDVGIMPLRYEIPHQAIVDSYPLLSDLVSRPIAPDMIQDRVQEIYNVVKQEPEQLSGDWAGGANSEEDSRTEFESITVTIQDRPQIDIGNKFTVKKWKTSDRPPISNISATELYDPERDLTYSTGSAVTTMKEMKDYPLTGMVSEIDELGSSKAVFEMQVSKSQLDTLPDDRDDYTSGLVR, encoded by the coding sequence ATGAGTACCGGAGAATACGATGTTTTCATTTCGCATGCTAACGAGGACAAGGATGCAGTCGTGGATGCACTCGCACAACAGTTAGAGGCCCTGGGTGTAGATGTCTGGTACGACGACGATCAAATCCAGATCGGTGATAGTCTCATGGACTCACTTGACGAAGGACTGAGTGGGTCACAGTACGGTGTGATAGTCCTCTCCGAGAACTTTATCGACAAGAACTGGCCCGAATCAGAGCTGAAGGCGTTGATGCAACGATTCCAGCAGGATGATGTCGGAATAATGCCGTTGCGGTATGAGATACCCCATCAAGCAATTGTAGATTCCTACCCCTTACTCTCCGATCTTGTCTCTCGCCCTATTGCGCCCGACATGATTCAAGACCGCGTTCAAGAGATCTACAACGTGGTTAAACAGGAACCGGAGCAATTGAGCGGAGATTGGGCTGGAGGAGCAAATTCAGAAGAAGATTCGCGGACAGAATTTGAATCGATTACGGTGACGATTCAAGATCGCCCCCAAATCGACATAGGAAACAAGTTCACAGTTAAAAAATGGAAAACGAGCGACCGGCCTCCTATTTCCAACATCAGTGCTACAGAGTTGTATGATCCTGAGCGCGACCTTACCTATTCAACTGGTTCAGCAGTAACTACCATGAAGGAGATGAAAGATTACCCGCTAACCGGCATGGTATCTGAAATAGATGAGCTGGGCTCATCAAAAGCGGTCTTTGAGATGCAAGTCTCCAAATCTCAATTGGATACATTACCCGACGATAGGGATGATTACACAAGCGGGCTTGTTAGATGA
- a CDS encoding GNAT family N-acetyltransferase, protein MEVLIDTNVFIEREGDWTVPEPLQELEKLLKTEGHTILIHPHSKQEIRNYENDERRETDESKIETYAELGFPPYPNPSSTAFRNHVPKADSFNEQVDNALLYTVFKDCTDILITEDGDMHRKADELGIKESVLSIEEAREQFKEEPAAYEGPPSIQKQQVADLDVDDPIFDSLKEDYAFRNWFESIPDERDVYVNWNEDGTLGAVLILKPNEAEPIGKEPELGKRDRLKICTLKVASHRRGSKIGELLVSIAIREAIQHELEEIYLTHYIKEDDYLVQLISQYGFGRASQAANGETVFVKRLTPGPGDNPDPSEVHFRFYPSFYDGPSVSKFLIPTQPKFHGRLFPTYENRQPKLTEFSGQLLSEGNAIKKAYLSHANTRQIESDDILLFYRTHDHMEITSLGVCEQVEYEVTETETVQELVGKRSVFTEREIAKMVESPTTVILFKWHFELENPLHYQVLLDEGILSGAIQSIQEIDESSYQYIRDNGGIDGRFTVN, encoded by the coding sequence ATGGAGGTGCTCATCGATACGAACGTATTCATCGAACGAGAGGGGGACTGGACGGTCCCCGAGCCACTGCAAGAACTTGAGAAGCTACTGAAGACGGAAGGTCACACTATTCTGATCCACCCTCACTCGAAACAGGAAATCCGCAACTACGAGAACGACGAACGGCGTGAAACGGACGAATCGAAGATCGAAACTTACGCCGAATTGGGATTTCCCCCGTATCCGAATCCATCATCGACAGCGTTCCGCAACCACGTCCCTAAAGCGGATAGCTTCAACGAGCAAGTAGACAACGCACTCCTCTATACGGTGTTCAAGGACTGCACCGATATTCTCATCACCGAAGATGGAGACATGCATCGGAAAGCCGACGAACTCGGCATCAAAGAGAGCGTATTGAGTATTGAGGAAGCCAGAGAGCAATTCAAAGAGGAACCAGCGGCCTACGAGGGCCCTCCCTCGATTCAGAAGCAACAGGTAGCAGATCTTGATGTTGACGACCCGATTTTCGATTCGCTGAAAGAAGACTACGCCTTCCGAAACTGGTTCGAGAGCATCCCCGACGAACGAGATGTCTACGTGAACTGGAATGAGGACGGCACACTCGGCGCTGTTCTTATCCTAAAACCAAACGAGGCTGAGCCGATCGGCAAAGAACCGGAGCTCGGCAAGCGAGATCGACTGAAGATCTGTACGCTCAAAGTGGCGTCCCATCGGCGCGGTTCGAAAATTGGGGAACTCCTGGTGAGCATCGCCATACGCGAAGCCATCCAACACGAACTCGAGGAAATATACCTCACACACTATATCAAGGAAGACGACTATCTCGTACAGCTGATTTCCCAGTACGGGTTTGGGCGAGCTTCACAGGCCGCCAACGGTGAGACAGTCTTCGTCAAGCGGCTAACTCCTGGACCTGGAGACAATCCCGACCCATCAGAGGTTCACTTCCGGTTTTATCCAAGTTTCTACGATGGTCCCTCCGTGAGTAAATTTCTGATTCCGACCCAACCCAAGTTCCACGGACGGCTCTTTCCGACGTACGAGAACCGCCAACCGAAATTAACCGAGTTCTCTGGACAACTTCTCTCTGAAGGTAACGCTATCAAGAAGGCATACCTCTCCCACGCAAATACTCGACAGATCGAATCGGATGATATCCTACTATTCTACCGGACACACGACCATATGGAAATCACCTCTTTAGGAGTCTGTGAGCAGGTGGAGTACGAAGTGACCGAGACCGAGACTGTACAGGAACTGGTTGGCAAACGATCCGTATTCACAGAGCGAGAGATAGCTAAGATGGTAGAGTCCCCTACGACGGTGATCTTATTCAAATGGCACTTCGAGCTCGAGAATCCACTTCACTATCAGGTGTTGCTGGATGAAGGAATTTTATCGGGTGCAATCCAGTCTATCCAAGAGATCGATGAATCAAGTTATCAATATATACGCGACAATGGTGGAATAGATGGACGTTTTACTGTCAATTAA
- a CDS encoding ribonuclease H-like domain-containing protein, with protein MATTGTWKHQLSPENIITRYASLDIETSGIDPTTSQTVAIGVGLYDELNQHQSVDVLTYGGAMGCERTLIRRAFERINDFEPRALVTYNGKEFDLPYLRERIDRLSFDQRPELSCADHHIDRFLPRKEHADEVGQKWPSLEEVLSSHGITVEPTEWRGEELTNTMFGESLAPEYLQAVEDGDWERVEEFDQIIHRYTMADVEGNLVLYEADAGRR; from the coding sequence ATGGCTACGACAGGAACTTGGAAACATCAACTGTCTCCAGAGAACATCATAACTCGGTATGCCAGCCTCGACATCGAAACCAGTGGGATAGACCCGACGACGAGCCAGACGGTAGCAATAGGCGTTGGACTATATGACGAACTCAACCAACACCAGTCGGTCGACGTTCTAACCTATGGAGGAGCGATGGGCTGTGAACGGACGCTAATCCGGCGGGCGTTCGAGCGGATCAACGACTTCGAGCCCCGTGCCCTGGTGACGTACAACGGCAAAGAGTTCGATCTCCCCTACCTCCGCGAGCGTATCGACCGCCTCTCGTTCGATCAGAGGCCAGAGCTGTCCTGTGCGGACCATCACATCGACCGCTTCCTCCCACGGAAAGAACACGCCGACGAAGTGGGACAGAAGTGGCCCAGTCTCGAGGAAGTCCTGTCGTCTCACGGCATCACCGTCGAACCGACCGAGTGGCGTGGAGAGGAGCTCACCAATACGATGTTCGGTGAATCTCTGGCCCCGGAGTACTTGCAGGCGGTCGAAGACGGAGACTGGGAGCGCGTTGAGGAGTTCGACCAGATCATTCATCGGTACACGATGGCTGACGTCGAAGGGAATCTCGTGCTGTATGAAGCGGATGCGGGACGCCGCTAA
- a CDS encoding LAGLIDADG family homing endonuclease: protein MTDDQSAEFAYTLGLICGEGSFFVAISKDPRYRHGVCCTPKFAMTMGEYTETMLKRQRDRYDLGTVNESSKGYQWVLSSREDCHALRDLIDGYLERLDGSEFSESPKFESYQAWCDALEILQPGTRLSKADVLELARIRTDINYVSSPSRLSVEEIQDAVETAYEESD, encoded by the coding sequence ATGACTGACGATCAGTCGGCCGAGTTCGCCTACACGCTCGGCCTCATCTGTGGTGAGGGTTCTTTCTTCGTCGCCATCAGCAAAGACCCTCGATACCGTCACGGCGTGTGTTGTACGCCGAAGTTCGCGATGACGATGGGGGAGTACACCGAGACGATGCTCAAGCGACAGCGTGACCGCTATGATCTCGGGACGGTAAACGAGAGCTCGAAAGGCTACCAATGGGTGCTATCGAGTCGAGAAGACTGTCACGCTCTCCGTGACCTCATCGACGGCTACTTGGAACGACTGGACGGCTCGGAGTTCTCGGAGTCCCCGAAGTTCGAGTCGTATCAAGCGTGGTGCGACGCGCTGGAGATTTTGCAACCAGGGACTCGGCTCTCGAAGGCGGATGTTCTTGAGTTGGCCCGAATCCGGACAGACATCAACTACGTTTCTTCGCCGAGTCGACTCTCGGTTGAGGAGATACAGGACGCCGTAGAGACGGCTTACGAGGAGAGTGATTGA
- a CDS encoding Nmad2 family putative nucleotide modification protein, producing the protein MSTATSNAELHSYVVAVDTGFAPNVTGGVCTLATCKQVIRDEAKEGDWILGTNPQDAGEERITYLMEVDEKITYDEYYRSGRFDFKKPENDPVGDNIYYRNDEGAIVQVENPPAHDDDECRKKDLKSTGVLVSRRFWYFGDEGPELPSSLRDKVIKGYQSSSRSGRKKPTEQLGELVEWVTERYDSGVHGEPRDRSSSSCGCTSSILSEDGGC; encoded by the coding sequence ATGTCAACTGCGACGAGTAATGCGGAACTCCACTCATACGTTGTGGCGGTAGATACAGGGTTCGCACCAAATGTAACTGGGGGAGTTTGCACCTTAGCTACCTGTAAGCAAGTGATCCGAGACGAGGCTAAGGAAGGAGACTGGATACTTGGAACGAATCCGCAAGATGCCGGAGAAGAACGCATTACGTACCTCATGGAGGTGGACGAGAAGATAACGTACGATGAATACTACCGTAGCGGGCGATTTGATTTCAAGAAGCCGGAAAATGACCCCGTCGGTGACAATATCTACTACCGGAACGACGAGGGAGCAATAGTCCAAGTTGAGAATCCTCCCGCCCACGATGATGATGAATGCCGCAAGAAGGATCTCAAATCAACCGGTGTTCTCGTGTCCCGTCGTTTCTGGTACTTCGGTGATGAGGGTCCGGAGTTACCGTCATCTCTCCGCGACAAGGTGATTAAGGGATACCAAAGCTCGAGCCGTTCCGGCCGAAAAAAGCCAACTGAACAGTTAGGTGAACTTGTAGAGTGGGTAACTGAACGGTATGACTCTGGTGTTCATGGAGAACCAAGAGATCGATCCAGCAGCTCTTGTGGTTGTACGAGCAGCATCCTCTCCGAAGACGGAGGATGTTGA
- a CDS encoding PDDEXK family nuclease produces MHLYDVNDDPVSSSVTALQQDPIRPEAALESILHANPQLIADEPLLIIGRQVRLDSGVADLLACDRHGNVVVVEVKIGRSGTGSASEETILSQPQTYASSLSNFEFDDLSELFQEYASRINGGEWGVERSYAAGGNLLQAMETVFGSAPEEHQFNTEQRLVVVAEDITQRTAANARYLLEQGLHFQATEVKRFTLPEEDATDRNLLTSSVIVDYSSRRVRPKRRLSPTHPELASEILERAFPEFQSLVEADSVTELLPNGLDTREHRLISNNPAHPEDVVYRLDVKPDSNTVLIGIDVKGDDDRVHEQIAEQETRFSESGFTVSGNKTYRVVVADWNLDNPEDIHDVIDEVADQYALLVHLGHDVLVNQGDR; encoded by the coding sequence GTGCACCTCTATGATGTCAACGACGACCCCGTGTCGAGTAGCGTGACGGCACTTCAGCAGGATCCGATTCGGCCAGAAGCGGCTCTCGAATCGATTCTGCATGCGAATCCCCAGCTCATCGCAGACGAGCCGCTACTCATCATCGGCCGCCAAGTTCGATTAGACAGCGGTGTAGCCGACTTGCTGGCGTGCGATCGTCATGGGAACGTAGTCGTGGTCGAAGTCAAGATCGGACGGTCGGGGACCGGCTCAGCCAGCGAAGAAACCATCCTGAGTCAGCCACAGACCTACGCGAGCTCCTTGAGTAACTTCGAGTTCGACGATCTGAGTGAGCTTTTCCAGGAGTATGCGTCTCGGATAAACGGCGGAGAATGGGGCGTAGAGCGGTCCTACGCCGCTGGTGGCAATCTCCTCCAAGCCATGGAAACGGTCTTCGGGAGCGCACCGGAGGAGCACCAATTCAATACAGAACAACGATTGGTAGTCGTGGCGGAGGACATTACGCAGCGGACCGCGGCCAACGCTCGGTATCTCCTCGAACAGGGACTCCACTTCCAAGCCACCGAGGTCAAACGGTTCACGCTACCTGAGGAGGATGCGACCGACCGCAACCTTCTCACGAGTTCCGTCATCGTGGATTACAGTTCTCGCCGTGTCCGGCCGAAACGTCGACTGAGCCCCACGCATCCAGAGCTTGCCAGTGAGATCCTTGAGCGGGCGTTCCCAGAATTTCAATCCCTCGTCGAGGCCGATTCTGTTACCGAGCTTCTCCCCAACGGACTCGACACCCGTGAGCATCGGTTGATTTCGAACAATCCGGCCCACCCGGAGGATGTCGTCTACAGACTCGACGTGAAACCCGATAGCAATACCGTCCTGATCGGTATTGATGTCAAAGGGGACGACGACCGAGTCCATGAGCAGATAGCAGAACAGGAAACCCGGTTCTCGGAAAGTGGCTTCACGGTGAGTGGGAACAAGACGTACCGCGTTGTCGTCGCCGACTGGAATCTCGATAACCCCGAAGACATCCATGACGTGATTGACGAAGTGGCCGACCAGTATGCTCTACTCGTACACCTCGGACACGATGTCTTGGTCAATCAAGGTGATCGCTAA